Proteins from a single region of Gossypium arboreum isolate Shixiya-1 chromosome 1, ASM2569848v2, whole genome shotgun sequence:
- the LOC108482389 gene encoding LOB domain-containing protein 12-like: MGSGSSPCASCKLLRRRCAKDCIFAPYFPSDDPHKFAIVHKVFGASNVSKMLQELPVQQRADAVSSLVYEANARVRDPVYGCVGAISYLQNQVSQLQMQLAVAQTEILCIQMQHHQDDSALALPTQMQHHDDDDYKPFLLPTTHNLDNISQYINFASSSNVIQDPAATVKRESLWT, from the exons atggGGAGTGGTTCATCACCATGTGCGTCCTGCAAACTGCTAAGGCGGCGATGCGCAAAGGACTGCATCTTTGCGCCTTACTTCCCTTCGGATGATCCTCACAAGTTCGCCATTGTTCACAAAGTCTTCGGTGCCAGCAATGTTAGCAAAATGTTGCAG GAGCTACCGGTTCAGCAGAGAGCAGATGCGGTAAGTAGTTTAGTATACGAAGCAAATGCAAGAGTGAGGGACCCTGTATACGGATGCGTTGGGGCCATATCCTACCTTCAAAACCAAGTGTCGCAATTGCAGATGCAGCTGGCGGTGGCTCAGACCGAGATACTTTGCATTCAAATGCAGCACCACCAGGATGACTCGGCCTTGGCCTTGCCTACTCAAATGCAACACCATGATGATGATGATTACAAGCCTTTCCTTTTACCCACTACTCATAACTTAGATAACATCTCCCAATACATCAATTTCGCTTCTTCTAGCAATGTAATCCAAGACCCTGCTGCAACTGTCAAGAGAGAGTCCCTTTGgacttaa